One window of the Trifolium pratense cultivar HEN17-A07 linkage group LG2, ARS_RC_1.1, whole genome shotgun sequence genome contains the following:
- the LOC123908761 gene encoding pentatricopeptide repeat-containing protein At4g19191, mitochondrial-like codes for MPLRPSSTFTNFQRQRPLYLWNLMIRDSTNNGFFTETLKIYSFMHHSCVNGNTFTYPLLLKSCANLFSIPHGTMLHGHVFRLGFQSDTFVQTSLVDMYSKCSVIESARKVFDEMPQRSVVSWNTVISAYCRESLMDKALNLLKEMLVFGFEPSSSTYVSIFSGFSSGMKSFEFLSQGMSIHCCVVKRGLLCFEVSLDNSLMGMYAQFGRTDEARKVFDSMDEKTTVSWTTIMGGYVKVGDVAEVFKLFNQMRHQSIGIDFVVFLNLISGCIQLGDFLLASSVHTLALKCGCDKEDSIENLLITMYAKCGKLTSARMIFDAIIRKNVLSWTSMIAGYGHSGHPKEALDLFRRMVRTENRPNGATLATVLSACANFGSLNIGQEIEQYVFENGFELDQQVQASLIHMYSKCGSINKAREVFESVKNKDLTTWTSMINSYAIHGMANKAINLFEKMTTLEGIKPDAIVYTSLLLGCSHCGLVEDGLKYFKSMQTDFGITPTIEHYTCLVDLLGRVGQLDRALDAVEAMPPEVQAQALGPLLSACRIHGNVELGELAAAKLLGDSSKSSASCVLMANLYNSVGKWKEANSMRNLIDGNRMVKECGRSQVQISG; via the coding sequence ATGCCACTGCGTCCTTCTTCGACTTTTACCAACTTCCAAAGGCAAAGACCCCTTTACCTATGGAATTTGATGATTCGAGACTCAACAAATAATGGGTTCTTCACAGaaaccttaaaaatatattcttttatgCACCATTCTTGTGTCAATGGCAACACCTTCACATACCCTTTACTCCTCAAGTCTTGTGCCAACCTCTTTTCCATTCCACACGGTACAATGCTTCATGGACATGTCTTTAGACTTGGGTTCCAATCTGATACCTTTGTTCAAACTTCACTTGTTGATATGTACTCGAAGTGTTCGGTTATTGAATCTGCAAGAaaggtgtttgatgaaatgccacAAAGAAGTGTTGTCTCTTGGAACACTGTGATTTCGGCTTACTGTCGTGAGTCTTTGATGGATAAGGCGTTGAATCTCTTGAAAGAGATGTTGGTTTTTGGTTTTGAACCGAGTTCATCTACGTATGTTTCAATTTTCTCGGGTTTTTCTTCTGGTATGAAATCTTTTGAGTTTCTTTCGCAGGGTATGTCAATACATTGTTGTGTTGTTAAACGTGGACTTCTGTGTTTTGAGGTATCTTTGGATAACTCATTGATGGGTATGTATGCTCAGTTTGGACGAACGGATGAAGCAAGGAAAGTTTTTGACTCTATGGACGAAAAAACAACAGTTTCTTGGACAACTATCATGGGGGGTTATGTGAAAGTTGGAGATGTCGCGGAAGTGTTTAAGTTATTCAATCAAATGCGGCATCAAAGTATTGGCATTGACTTTGTTGTGTTTCTAAATCTTATTTCTGGTTGCATTCAATTAGGAGACTTCTTGCTAGCTTCATCAGTTCACACTCTTGCACTCAAATGTGGGTGTGATAAAGAGGATTCCATTGAAAACTTACTTATAACTATGTACGCAAAGTGCGGTAAACTTACATCTGCTAGAATGATATTTGATGCAATCATTCGAAAAAATGTTCTATCATGGACGTCAATGATTGCAGGATATGGCCATTCAGGTCACCCAAAGGAAGCATTGGATCTCTTTAGAAGGATGGTAAGGACAGAAAATAGACCAAATGGAGCAACCCTTGCAACTGTTTTATCAGCCTGTGCTAATTTTGGATCACTCAACATTGGACAAGAGATTGAACAATACGTTTTCGAAAACGGATTTGAGTTGGACCAACAAGTCCAAGCGTCTCTCATACACATGTACTCTAAATGTGGTAGCATCAATAAAGCAAGAGAAGTATTTGAAAGCgtcaaaaataaagatttaacCACTTGGACTTCCATGATAAATAGTTATGCCATCCATGGAATGGCGAATAAAGCTATTAACCTCTTTGAAAAAATGACAACTTTAGAAGGGATAAAACCGGATGCCATTGTTTACACTAGTCTTTTGCTTGGATGTAGCCATTGTGGATTGGTAGAAGATGGATTGAAGTACTTCAAAAGTATGCAAACAGATTTTGGAATAACTCCGACAATAGAACATTATACTTGTTTGGTCGATCTTCTGGGCCGAGTTGGGCAACTTGACCGAGCTTTAGATGCAGTTGAGGCGATGCCACCGGAAGTCCAAGCCCAAGCTTTGGGTCCATTGCTTAGTGCTTGTAGGATCCATGGCAATGTTGAGCTGGGAGAGCTTGCAGCTGCCAAGTTATTAGGCGATAGTTCAAAAAGTTCTGCGAGTTGTGTATTAATGGCTAATTTGTATAACTCTGTTGGGAAGTGGAAGGAGGCGAATTCTATGCGAAATTTGATAGATGGTAACAGAATGGTTAAAGAATGTGGCCGGAGTCAAGTCCAGATCAGTggttaa